The proteins below are encoded in one region of Carboxydothermus pertinax:
- a CDS encoding phosphate-starvation-inducible PsiE family protein, translating to MFNVVKYLLWIEYLIHLVVVFMLVVAVGGIILNTFTGFSITKNVLLLISNALLIMIIKEVIWTVIKFFKKERFSVASFILIGIISAIRQSLFVEAQISLNKSHSWEPLYEIGVNTLIILVLSISYFIVKKAEVCSND from the coding sequence ATGTTTAACGTAGTAAAATACTTGCTCTGGATAGAGTATTTAATTCACTTAGTGGTTGTATTTATGCTTGTTGTAGCGGTTGGAGGAATTATTTTAAATACATTTACTGGATTTTCAATAACTAAAAATGTATTACTACTTATTAGCAATGCTTTATTAATTATGATTATTAAAGAGGTTATATGGACTGTTATTAAATTTTTTAAAAAAGAGCGATTTAGTGTAGCTTCTTTTATTTTGATAGGTATTATTTCTGCTATTAGACAAAGCCTTTTTGTAGAAGCGCAAATATCATTAAATAAAAGTCACAGTTGGGAACCGCTTTATGAGATAGGAGTAAATACCTTGATTATCTTAGTGCTTTCCATATCTTATTTTATTGTAAAAAAGGCAGAAGTTTGTTCAAATGATTAG